A single Symbiobacterium thermophilum IAM 14863 DNA region contains:
- a CDS encoding TetR/AcrR family transcriptional regulator, whose translation MESTRSRILDAALELISERGYNGATTAEIARRAGVAEGTIYRYFKDKKELFVACVEPVVHEALRRERRLPRSGDLRELIRIRIRELVQIIRENRAVFNVLFTEGRFHPEIADIMLQHVVSAFTAQDREAFAKALGEKPINPQLPIILTVGLAAAIWAILQVGPGVPAPFAGLLPPDWYDRLDDDIADFFTNAIFASATV comes from the coding sequence ATGGAATCGACCCGTTCCCGCATTCTGGACGCCGCACTGGAGTTGATCAGCGAGCGGGGCTACAACGGCGCCACCACCGCCGAGATCGCCCGTCGGGCCGGCGTTGCGGAAGGCACGATCTACCGGTACTTCAAGGACAAGAAGGAGCTGTTCGTCGCCTGCGTGGAGCCGGTGGTGCACGAGGCCCTGCGCCGGGAGCGGCGCCTCCCCCGCAGCGGCGACCTGCGCGAGCTCATCCGGATCCGCATCCGGGAGCTGGTGCAGATTATCCGGGAGAACCGGGCGGTCTTCAACGTGCTCTTCACCGAGGGCCGCTTCCACCCGGAGATCGCCGACATCATGCTCCAGCACGTGGTCTCCGCCTTCACCGCGCAGGACCGGGAGGCCTTCGCCAAGGCGCTGGGTGAGAAGCCGATCAACCCGCAGTTGCCCATCATCCTGACGGTGGGGCTCGCGGCGGCCATCTGGGCCATCCTCCAGGTCGGCCCCGGCGTCCCCGCCCCCTTCGCCGGCCTGTTGCCGCCCGACTGGTACGACCGGCTGGATGACGACATCGCCGACTTCTTCACCAACGCCATCTTTGCCTCAGCAACGGTATAA
- a CDS encoding TolC family protein: protein MQIPRSLVLKLAALALLVAAGTASVAAPAAAAPAETGASAPGAPATASAADPASTRVLPLREALSLAERYNPGLRLAALQMEVARTARQAAPAGAPALAPLAAAYLQAQYGLTIPTEAITSQAVGQQATYAYEQAVAQYQTARQQVRAGALQAYVEWQKAVATVEAQRAALARTQTQLANVEAAVAVGSAAPYDLLQVQTALAGQEAALAGAEAMEQGARSALGQVIGVPLAPDVQPEPLALSATEVALPDDLDALIDRAIRRRPDLREAAVQLAGRRQQSGLATDGGAAAEVQAASTYGMALAQARAEITRAWLAARGSLEELKAREKAVEMAREALRLAELRYDAGIATWVEVQSASAAALEAEAGRIQAAANLLVRMMELSHAVGDG from the coding sequence ATGCAGATTCCACGTTCGCTGGTACTCAAGCTCGCCGCGCTCGCGCTCCTGGTCGCCGCGGGGACCGCGTCCGTCGCGGCCCCGGCTGCGGCTGCGCCCGCGGAAACCGGCGCGTCGGCGCCGGGGGCCCCGGCGACCGCGTCCGCCGCCGATCCGGCTTCGACCCGAGTCCTGCCGCTGCGCGAGGCGCTTTCCCTGGCCGAGCGGTACAACCCCGGGTTGCGGCTCGCGGCGCTCCAGATGGAGGTGGCCCGGACGGCCCGCCAGGCCGCGCCGGCCGGCGCGCCCGCCCTGGCCCCGCTGGCCGCAGCTTACCTGCAGGCGCAGTACGGGCTGACAATCCCGACCGAGGCGATCACGAGCCAGGCCGTGGGCCAGCAGGCCACCTACGCCTACGAGCAGGCCGTCGCCCAGTACCAGACCGCGCGACAGCAAGTCCGGGCCGGGGCGCTGCAGGCCTACGTGGAATGGCAGAAGGCCGTGGCCACGGTGGAGGCACAGCGGGCCGCGCTGGCGCGCACGCAGACCCAGCTCGCCAACGTGGAGGCCGCCGTGGCGGTGGGCTCCGCGGCGCCCTACGACCTGCTGCAGGTGCAGACCGCCCTGGCGGGGCAGGAGGCGGCCTTGGCCGGGGCGGAGGCCATGGAGCAGGGGGCCCGCAGCGCGCTGGGCCAGGTGATCGGCGTGCCCCTGGCGCCGGACGTGCAGCCCGAACCGCTCGCCCTCAGTGCCACCGAGGTGGCGCTGCCCGACGACCTGGATGCGCTGATCGACCGGGCGATCCGCCGGCGGCCCGACCTGCGGGAGGCAGCCGTGCAGCTGGCCGGCCGCCGGCAGCAATCCGGCCTGGCCACGGACGGCGGCGCAGCCGCCGAGGTGCAGGCCGCGTCCACCTATGGCATGGCGCTCGCCCAGGCACGGGCCGAGATCACCCGGGCCTGGCTCGCCGCCCGGGGCTCCCTGGAGGAGCTGAAGGCCCGCGAGAAGGCCGTGGAGATGGCCCGGGAAGCCCTGCGGCTCGCGGAGCTGCGCTACGACGCCGGCATCGCGACCTGGGTCGAGGTGCAGAGCGCCTCGGCAGCCGCCCTTGAGGCGGAAGCCGGGCGTATCCAGGCCGCCGCGAACCTGCTGGTGCGGATGATGGAGCTCAGCCATGCCGTCGGCGACGGGTAA
- a CDS encoding carboxypeptidase-like regulatory domain-containing protein, with the protein MRRFMAIVLSLALLGLTAPAASAADVSFLAPVSAPPLRVTVISTDGTPLPEAEVQLLTPGLPGIVSTRTDGRGQATLNLPAGSSFWIRVWAEGHALVERAYVPSADGAALTLTAEPYGAFITGVVRDARGLPVARATVELFRSGYGLEATARTNDLGVYALSSVRADGQYTLQVRANGFRPYSQEIGSLDPTRRNQVDLTLPFATGRVTGEVVAGTRGTPVSDASVQLLLDGWGPVTTVRTDRTGYFSLAAPPVEGGTYRLRISRYDHETITTAPFTLQEGSWVDFSGEDRLALNRLYADIAGKVFDNNAEPLKNVEVHLQRAGVGTVQVTRTDEEGRFTFREVVGGTYRVRAFPGGTLMNSDTGWMTVAGGDRVSANIVAQAPNAYSYGSAVLSGTVKNHLDEPVAGAEVKVRRGSQSWSARTDADGRYVVTLPANIPTRPGDEPGTGYHVSVKVDGYLYTDQPYVEDGAPPALVDVQRGNNTADFVLQPERASVVGRVVNDLGEPLARVKVALREEGRTRVAETVTDESGRYEFKDLPVAKQTRYLPVITDPAYLEASVAPDGSQREPAALDPASPANVVLVARPSETLFLGLVQAGDDRPAAGAAVTVIRTSDGETFSGEVAEDGSYAIRVPAVPGEAYLVRAAGDGSALSTAPGVLTPGTDFGVQANLTTHVAASIAGRVVSADGTPLSGIRVVLYAEGSPVADLVAFTDNDGVYRFNNLVPGRRYLPVAVDGAGNRSSTAPGEVVITPLVGLPSGETVWADIWLDAIPAAP; encoded by the coding sequence ATGCGTAGGTTTATGGCTATTGTACTGAGCCTGGCGCTGCTGGGCCTCACCGCCCCAGCGGCGTCTGCGGCCGACGTCTCGTTCCTGGCGCCTGTTTCTGCGCCGCCGCTGCGGGTGACGGTCATCAGCACGGACGGCACCCCGCTGCCGGAGGCCGAGGTGCAGTTGCTCACCCCCGGCCTGCCCGGCATCGTGTCCACCCGCACGGACGGACGCGGCCAGGCGACGCTCAACCTGCCCGCCGGCAGCAGCTTCTGGATCCGGGTCTGGGCTGAGGGGCACGCCCTGGTGGAGCGGGCGTACGTGCCGTCCGCCGACGGCGCCGCCCTCACCCTGACCGCCGAGCCGTACGGCGCCTTCATCACCGGCGTGGTGCGCGACGCACGCGGCCTGCCCGTGGCCAGGGCCACCGTCGAGCTGTTCCGCTCCGGCTACGGCCTGGAGGCCACCGCCCGCACCAACGACCTGGGCGTGTACGCCCTTTCCTCGGTCCGGGCGGACGGCCAGTACACCCTCCAGGTCCGCGCGAATGGGTTCCGGCCCTACTCCCAGGAGATCGGCAGCCTGGACCCCACCCGCCGCAATCAGGTGGATCTGACCCTGCCGTTCGCCACGGGCCGCGTGACCGGCGAGGTGGTCGCGGGGACCCGGGGCACGCCGGTCTCGGACGCCTCGGTGCAGCTGCTGCTGGACGGCTGGGGCCCGGTGACCACCGTGCGCACCGACCGGACGGGATACTTCAGCCTCGCGGCCCCGCCCGTGGAAGGCGGCACCTACCGGCTGCGGATCTCCCGCTACGACCACGAGACCATCACCACCGCCCCCTTCACCCTCCAGGAGGGAAGCTGGGTCGACTTCAGCGGCGAGGACCGGCTGGCGCTGAACAGACTGTACGCGGACATCGCCGGCAAGGTCTTCGACAACAACGCCGAGCCGCTGAAGAACGTCGAGGTCCACCTGCAGCGCGCCGGCGTGGGCACGGTGCAGGTGACCCGCACCGATGAGGAAGGCCGCTTCACCTTCCGCGAGGTCGTCGGCGGCACCTACCGGGTGCGCGCCTTCCCCGGCGGCACCCTGATGAACAGTGACACCGGCTGGATGACCGTTGCCGGCGGCGACCGGGTCTCCGCCAACATCGTGGCCCAGGCGCCGAATGCATACAGCTACGGCAGCGCCGTCCTCTCCGGCACCGTGAAGAACCACCTGGACGAGCCGGTTGCCGGGGCGGAGGTCAAGGTCCGCCGGGGTTCCCAGAGCTGGAGCGCCAGGACCGACGCGGACGGGCGGTATGTCGTCACCCTGCCGGCCAACATCCCCACCCGGCCCGGCGATGAGCCCGGCACGGGCTACCACGTCAGCGTCAAGGTGGACGGCTACCTCTACACGGATCAGCCCTACGTGGAGGACGGAGCCCCGCCCGCGCTGGTGGATGTACAGCGGGGCAACAACACCGCGGACTTCGTGCTCCAGCCCGAACGGGCCTCCGTGGTCGGCCGGGTGGTCAACGACCTGGGCGAGCCGCTGGCCCGCGTGAAGGTCGCGCTGCGCGAGGAAGGCCGCACCCGCGTCGCCGAGACCGTGACCGACGAGTCGGGCCGGTACGAGTTCAAAGACCTGCCGGTGGCCAAGCAGACCCGCTACCTGCCGGTGATCACCGATCCGGCGTACCTGGAGGCTTCCGTCGCACCCGACGGCAGCCAGCGGGAGCCCGCCGCCCTCGACCCGGCCTCGCCGGCCAACGTCGTGCTGGTGGCCCGGCCCAGCGAGACGCTCTTCCTGGGGCTCGTGCAGGCCGGGGATGACCGGCCCGCCGCGGGCGCGGCGGTCACGGTCATCCGCACCAGCGACGGGGAGACCTTCTCCGGCGAGGTCGCGGAGGACGGCAGCTACGCGATCCGGGTGCCGGCGGTGCCGGGCGAGGCCTACCTGGTCCGCGCGGCCGGCGACGGCTCGGCTCTGTCGACCGCCCCAGGGGTGCTGACCCCCGGCACCGACTTCGGCGTCCAGGCCAACCTGACCACCCACGTGGCCGCGTCCATCGCCGGACGGGTCGTGAGCGCCGACGGCACGCCGCTCAGCGGCATCCGGGTGGTGCTCTACGCCGAAGGCAGCCCCGTTGCGGACCTGGTGGCCTTCACCGACAACGACGGCGTCTACCGCTTCAACAACCTGGTGCCCGGTCGGCGGTACCTGCCGGTGGCGGTGGACGGTGCCGGCAACCGCAGCAGCACCGCGCCGGGCGAGGTCGTCATCACCCCCCTGGTCGGGCTGCCTTCGGGCGAGACCGTGTGGGCCGACATCTGGCTGGATGCAATTCCGGCCGCACCCTGA
- a CDS encoding efflux RND transporter permease subunit, protein MRPLIRFSIHHPVPTIVLYLITAVIGLVSLSRLPLDLYPAMEFPLAVVATTYEGAGPEEVEAHVSRPIEEVVGTVPGVTKVRSSSSEGTSLVIVEFDYGTDMDQAGLSIREKVDQVKGYLPAGVGSPMVFKIDPTALPVVTVGVTGSDDLAELKALAEDIIKPRLERLDGVASVDVNGGLEREIQVVVDPARLQAFGLSMSSVAQVLGYENLNLPGGQVGEGSVNLLVRTVGQYQSLDEIRDIRLGTVRLGDIAEVRDTFADPETKVWLDGRAAVSLDVQKQSGGNAVAVANAVKAELKKIEAELPGQVQTRILSDTSRMVVTSLESVATNGLQGAVLAILVLLFFLRNLPATFAIAVSIPVAVISTFGPVYFAGITLNIISLGGLSLGVGMMVDNSIVVLENIFRHKEMGKDIVQAAEDGTAEVSLAITASTLTSVAVFLPVVWVTGLAQLFFRELALTISFSLLMSLLTAVTLVPMMAPRLLKDRPARRQIPWAVRLSDRIGQWLERLEATYGRLLDWALGHRWHVVGIGASFLVLIALVLGQMGLEFIPSSDTSQFRVSIELAPGTRLDETQAAVEEAVAQIQDIPELQSLYVAVGTTGGAYSTGGESNQAFIVGTLSRPGQRRRSLDEIMEDVRGRIVLPGAKVTVATTGTIETGGNDIEVQIKGDDMEVLEDLSKQVLAIIAQVPGARGLDTSISEGRPEVQIRVDRARAARYGLTASQVAAAVQSAVRGQVVTQYRVGGEEYDIRLMATEAARSDVNALRQLPIATPLGQTVPLGELAELTRGVGPATIDREDQMRVVKIIGQIYGRDLGSVINDIKARLADFPLPPGYEIAYGGDYELMEEAMTGLVQTLIFSVALVYLVMAAQFESFLHPFVILFSIPLALVGAVLGLVLTGRSMDMSAMIGLILLAGVVVNNAIVLVDYINQLRRQGMDRDEAVRLTGPRRLRPVLMTTLTTVLGLLPLALGLSEGAELEAPLATVVIGGLTLSTLLTLVVIPVVYTLFDDLVVRVQRRASARIRAAAM, encoded by the coding sequence GTGAGGCCGCTCATCCGGTTCTCCATCCACCACCCGGTCCCCACGATCGTTCTCTACCTGATCACCGCCGTGATCGGCCTCGTCTCCCTCTCCCGGCTCCCCCTGGACCTCTACCCCGCCATGGAGTTCCCCCTGGCCGTGGTCGCGACGACCTACGAGGGCGCGGGTCCCGAAGAGGTTGAGGCGCACGTCTCCCGGCCCATCGAGGAAGTCGTGGGCACTGTGCCCGGCGTCACGAAGGTCCGCTCGTCCAGCTCGGAGGGCACGTCGCTGGTCATCGTGGAGTTCGACTATGGTACCGACATGGACCAGGCCGGCCTCTCCATCCGGGAGAAGGTCGATCAGGTGAAGGGGTACCTCCCCGCAGGTGTGGGCTCGCCGATGGTCTTCAAGATCGACCCCACGGCCCTGCCGGTGGTGACCGTCGGCGTCACCGGGTCGGACGACCTGGCGGAGCTGAAGGCCCTGGCGGAGGACATCATCAAGCCGCGGCTGGAGCGGCTGGACGGCGTGGCGTCGGTCGACGTCAACGGCGGCCTGGAACGGGAGATTCAGGTGGTCGTCGACCCGGCCCGCCTGCAGGCCTTCGGCCTCTCCATGTCCAGCGTGGCGCAGGTGCTGGGCTACGAAAACCTGAACCTCCCCGGCGGCCAGGTGGGCGAGGGCAGCGTCAACCTGCTGGTGCGCACCGTGGGCCAGTACCAGTCCCTGGATGAGATTCGCGATATCCGTCTGGGAACGGTGCGGCTGGGCGACATCGCCGAGGTGCGCGACACCTTTGCCGATCCGGAGACAAAGGTGTGGCTGGACGGCCGGGCGGCTGTCTCCCTGGACGTGCAGAAACAGAGCGGCGGCAACGCCGTGGCCGTCGCCAACGCCGTCAAGGCGGAGCTGAAGAAGATCGAGGCTGAGCTGCCCGGCCAGGTGCAGACCCGGATCCTCTCCGACACCTCCCGCATGGTCGTGACCTCGCTGGAGTCCGTCGCCACCAACGGCCTGCAGGGCGCCGTCCTGGCCATCCTGGTGCTGCTGTTCTTCCTCCGCAATCTGCCCGCGACCTTCGCCATCGCGGTCAGCATCCCCGTCGCCGTGATCTCGACCTTCGGTCCGGTCTACTTCGCCGGGATCACGCTGAACATCATCTCGCTGGGCGGACTCTCCCTGGGCGTCGGCATGATGGTCGACAACTCCATCGTGGTGCTGGAGAACATCTTCCGCCACAAGGAGATGGGGAAGGACATCGTCCAGGCGGCGGAGGACGGCACCGCCGAGGTAAGCCTGGCCATCACGGCCTCCACCCTGACCTCGGTGGCGGTGTTCCTGCCCGTCGTCTGGGTGACGGGTCTCGCCCAGCTCTTCTTCCGGGAGCTGGCCCTCACGATCTCCTTCTCGCTGCTGATGTCCCTGCTCACCGCCGTCACCCTGGTGCCGATGATGGCTCCCCGGCTCCTGAAGGACCGGCCGGCGAGGCGGCAGATCCCGTGGGCGGTGCGACTCTCCGATCGGATCGGGCAGTGGCTCGAGCGACTGGAGGCCACCTACGGCCGGCTGCTGGACTGGGCCCTGGGCCACCGCTGGCACGTGGTCGGTATCGGCGCCTCCTTCCTGGTCCTGATCGCGCTGGTCCTGGGACAGATGGGGCTGGAGTTCATCCCGAGCAGCGACACCAGCCAGTTCCGCGTCAGCATCGAGCTGGCGCCGGGCACCCGTCTGGACGAAACCCAGGCTGCCGTTGAGGAAGCCGTGGCGCAAATCCAGGACATCCCCGAGCTGCAGAGCCTTTACGTGGCCGTCGGCACCACGGGCGGGGCCTACAGCACGGGCGGGGAGTCGAACCAGGCCTTCATCGTCGGCACCCTGTCCCGGCCGGGCCAGCGGCGCCGCAGCCTCGACGAGATCATGGAGGACGTGAGAGGCCGGATCGTGCTGCCCGGAGCCAAGGTGACGGTGGCAACCACCGGCACCATCGAGACCGGCGGCAATGACATCGAGGTACAGATCAAGGGCGACGACATGGAGGTGCTGGAGGACCTGTCGAAGCAGGTGCTCGCCATCATCGCCCAGGTGCCCGGAGCCCGAGGGCTGGACACCTCGATCAGCGAGGGGCGGCCCGAAGTCCAGATCCGGGTCGACCGGGCCCGGGCCGCGCGCTACGGCCTCACCGCCAGCCAGGTGGCCGCCGCCGTGCAGTCGGCGGTGCGCGGCCAGGTGGTCACCCAGTACCGCGTCGGCGGCGAGGAGTACGACATCCGGCTGATGGCCACCGAGGCGGCCCGCTCGGACGTCAACGCGCTCCGGCAGCTGCCCATCGCCACCCCGCTGGGGCAGACCGTGCCTCTGGGCGAGCTGGCCGAGCTCACCCGGGGCGTCGGCCCCGCGACCATCGACCGCGAGGACCAGATGCGGGTCGTCAAGATCATCGGCCAGATCTACGGGCGCGACCTGGGCAGCGTGATCAACGACATCAAGGCCCGACTGGCCGACTTCCCGCTGCCGCCCGGGTACGAAATCGCCTACGGCGGCGACTACGAGCTGATGGAGGAGGCCATGACCGGCCTGGTGCAGACCCTGATCTTTTCGGTCGCGCTGGTCTACCTGGTGATGGCCGCCCAGTTCGAGTCGTTCCTCCACCCCTTCGTCATCCTGTTCTCCATCCCGCTGGCCCTGGTCGGCGCGGTGCTGGGGCTGGTGCTCACCGGCCGGAGCATGGACATGTCCGCGATGATCGGGCTCATCCTGCTGGCCGGCGTCGTGGTAAACAATGCGATCGTGCTGGTGGACTACATCAACCAGCTGCGCCGGCAGGGCATGGACCGGGACGAGGCCGTACGCCTCACCGGCCCGCGCCGGCTGCGGCCGGTGCTCATGACCACGCTGACCACAGTGCTGGGCCTCCTGCCCCTGGCCCTGGGGCTCTCCGAGGGCGCCGAACTGGAGGCGCCCCTGGCCACCGTCGTCATCGGCGGCCTGACGCTCTCCACCCTGCTGACACTGGTGGTCATCCCCGTGGTCTACACGCTGTTCGACGACCTGGTGGTGCGGGTACAGCGCCGGGCCTCGGCCCGGATACGGGCTGCGGCGATGTAG
- a CDS encoding efflux RND transporter periplasmic adaptor subunit: MKRFFPAAWLALGALILSGCGLASGRGGEPTVEAVAVAVAEARTGTLTATSRASGQLSPIRNITITAKVPGKVVAVHKQMGDTVQEGDLLVELDDKDLASQLAAAQAQYTQAQAQRAEAARQASRLEALLEQGAVSQQQAEQIRTQLTLANAQVEAARAQLELATSSYEGARITAPADGVLAARYVEPGGMVGAGSPLFQLVDLSTVVVEAGVAEAAINAVRPGVAVTVSVPALNRTFTGEVESVSPQMDLQTRSYRVRVTLPNPDGVLKGGMFAEVIIPLAEQTGVLVPVNALVETGSEPHVYVVKDGVAHRTPVTVVSRSDEQVLVEGIAEGDQLVVAGQNRLYDGAPVRLGGGSDQ, encoded by the coding sequence ATGAAGCGATTCTTCCCCGCGGCGTGGCTCGCGCTCGGCGCCCTGATCCTGTCGGGCTGCGGCCTGGCCTCCGGCCGGGGCGGCGAGCCCACCGTGGAGGCCGTGGCGGTCGCAGTCGCGGAGGCCCGTACCGGCACGCTCACCGCCACCAGCCGGGCCTCCGGCCAGCTCAGCCCCATTCGCAACATCACCATCACCGCCAAGGTCCCCGGCAAGGTGGTGGCGGTACACAAGCAGATGGGCGACACCGTACAGGAGGGCGACCTGCTGGTGGAACTGGACGACAAGGACCTGGCCAGCCAGCTGGCTGCCGCCCAGGCGCAGTACACCCAGGCGCAGGCCCAGCGGGCCGAGGCGGCCCGGCAGGCCTCCCGGCTGGAGGCGCTGCTGGAGCAGGGGGCCGTGTCGCAGCAGCAGGCCGAGCAGATCCGCACCCAGCTGACCCTGGCCAACGCCCAGGTGGAGGCGGCGCGGGCGCAGCTGGAGCTGGCCACCTCCAGCTATGAAGGGGCCCGCATCACCGCCCCGGCCGACGGCGTGCTGGCCGCCCGCTACGTGGAGCCGGGCGGCATGGTCGGGGCGGGCTCCCCGCTTTTCCAGCTGGTGGACCTGTCGACGGTGGTCGTGGAGGCGGGGGTCGCCGAGGCGGCGATCAATGCCGTCCGCCCGGGGGTGGCGGTCACCGTCTCCGTCCCGGCCCTGAACCGGACCTTCACCGGCGAGGTGGAGTCCGTCAGCCCGCAGATGGACCTGCAGACCCGCTCCTACCGGGTGCGGGTGACCCTGCCCAACCCCGACGGGGTGCTGAAGGGCGGCATGTTCGCCGAGGTCATCATCCCGCTCGCGGAGCAGACGGGCGTGCTGGTGCCGGTCAATGCGCTGGTGGAAACCGGCAGTGAGCCCCACGTCTACGTGGTGAAGGACGGCGTGGCCCACCGGACACCGGTCACCGTCGTGAGCCGCTCCGACGAGCAGGTGCTGGTGGAGGGCATCGCCGAGGGCGACCAGCTGGTCGTGGCCGGGCAGAACCGGCTGTACGACGGCGCCCCCGTGCGGCTGGGAGGGGGCTCTGACCAGTGA
- a CDS encoding ABC transporter ATP-binding protein: MSSSHSSLIRFLGRYKWRYLVGVLALAGTDLLQQVTPRLIGLFVDDLDAGVLDLSGIYRYLALIVGTALGVAFLRFVWRIYVFGTARLVERDLRADLFAHLEKLSASFFHRHKTGDIMAMATNDLQAVRGIAGEGVLMAADAVAMTVFTLIAMVSTIGLKLSLWALLPLPFLALVIGVVGKAIFARSRAVQDSFARLSDVVQENISGVRVVKAFVQEAAEEAKFDEANRDYIRRFMAMMRVDGIFDPIVNLFAGLCYVVALLVPGRAVLRGEISVGDFASLTMYIGMLIWPMIAAGWVVQIIQRGFAGFARIREVLLTEPEVRDAPQTIVPEDGRLRGDILIRDLTFQYSPDSPPVLDGINLHIRPGQTLGVLGRTGSGKSSLASLLTRIYDPPRGTVFIDGVDVLELPLDLLRRSIAAVPQEAFLFSRTVRENIAFAPGDWTEEQIRRAARTAHVEQDILEFLPDGYDTLVGERGATLSGGQRQRISLARAVLKDAPILVLDDCLSAVDTATEQRILNGLRPVMQGRTTIIISHRVAAVKAADQIIVLERGRIVESGTHDELLALGGRYFRTYQRQQLEESIASLG, encoded by the coding sequence ATGTCCTCATCCCACAGTTCCCTCATCCGGTTCCTGGGCCGCTACAAGTGGCGCTACCTGGTTGGCGTGCTGGCGCTGGCCGGCACGGACCTGCTGCAGCAGGTCACGCCCCGGCTCATTGGCTTGTTCGTGGACGACCTGGACGCCGGCGTCCTGGACCTTTCCGGCATCTACCGGTACCTGGCGCTCATCGTCGGCACGGCCCTGGGCGTCGCGTTTCTGCGCTTCGTCTGGCGGATCTACGTCTTCGGCACGGCCCGCCTGGTCGAGCGCGACCTGCGCGCAGACCTGTTCGCGCATCTGGAGAAGCTCTCCGCCTCCTTCTTCCACCGGCACAAGACCGGCGACATCATGGCCATGGCGACCAACGACCTGCAGGCCGTGCGCGGCATCGCGGGCGAGGGCGTACTGATGGCCGCGGACGCGGTGGCGATGACCGTGTTCACGCTCATCGCCATGGTCTCGACCATCGGCCTGAAGCTCTCCCTGTGGGCGCTCCTGCCCCTGCCGTTCCTGGCGCTGGTCATCGGCGTGGTCGGGAAGGCGATCTTCGCACGTTCCCGGGCGGTGCAGGACAGCTTCGCCCGGCTTTCCGATGTGGTGCAGGAGAACATCTCCGGCGTTCGGGTGGTCAAGGCCTTCGTCCAGGAGGCGGCGGAGGAGGCGAAGTTTGACGAGGCCAACCGGGACTACATCCGCCGCTTCATGGCGATGATGCGGGTCGACGGCATCTTCGACCCCATCGTCAACCTCTTCGCCGGGCTCTGCTATGTCGTCGCGCTGCTGGTCCCCGGCCGGGCCGTGCTCCGGGGCGAGATTTCGGTGGGCGACTTCGCCTCGCTCACGATGTACATCGGGATGCTCATCTGGCCGATGATCGCCGCCGGTTGGGTGGTGCAGATCATCCAGCGGGGCTTCGCCGGCTTTGCCCGGATCCGCGAGGTGCTGCTCACCGAGCCCGAGGTCCGGGACGCGCCGCAGACGATCGTTCCGGAGGACGGCCGGCTGCGGGGCGACATTCTCATCCGCGACCTGACCTTTCAGTACAGCCCGGACAGCCCGCCCGTCCTGGACGGCATCAACCTCCACATCCGGCCGGGACAGACCCTGGGCGTCCTGGGCCGCACGGGCAGCGGCAAGTCCTCCCTGGCCTCCCTGCTCACCCGCATCTACGACCCGCCCCGCGGCACGGTCTTCATCGACGGCGTCGACGTCCTGGAGCTGCCGCTGGACCTGCTCCGCCGGTCCATCGCCGCCGTGCCCCAGGAGGCGTTCCTCTTCTCCCGCACGGTGCGCGAGAACATCGCGTTCGCGCCGGGCGACTGGACCGAAGAGCAGATTCGCCGGGCGGCCCGCACCGCCCACGTGGAGCAGGACATCCTCGAGTTCCTGCCCGACGGCTACGACACCCTGGTCGGCGAGCGAGGCGCCACGCTCTCCGGCGGCCAGCGGCAGCGGATCAGCCTCGCCCGGGCCGTCCTGAAGGACGCGCCGATCCTGGTGCTGGACGACTGCCTGTCCGCGGTCGACACCGCGACCGAACAGCGCATCCTGAACGGCCTGCGGCCCGTCATGCAGGGGCGGACGACGATCATCATCTCCCACCGGGTGGCGGCGGTGAAGGCCGCGGACCAGATCATCGTACTGGAAAGGGGCCGCATCGTCGAGTCCGGCACCCACGACGAGTTGCTCGCCCTGGGCGGCCGCTACTTCCGCACCTATCAGCGCCAACAGCTCGAGGAGTCCATCGCCTCCCTCGGGTAG